One part of the Lycium ferocissimum isolate CSIRO_LF1 chromosome 8, AGI_CSIRO_Lferr_CH_V1, whole genome shotgun sequence genome encodes these proteins:
- the LOC132066741 gene encoding uncharacterized protein LOC132066741, which translates to MADAASIWRVSYQKGMQIFKFVIAIWNMTRFPLPFSIGANQHVIAGNDYWWAGFSFIALACTSGWVLLLSGIQYSCAPFLIIYIGGMLVHGTAVHSVCYWHRESYPYRLIGAKAKLMIEVIPMIVAAAIRVFTDDDRYLIILLLGCTSYFYSFAHFLHVAYDIGGKDIFLGLSMLLLVHRLSEKLLVGASALSFCLCLSFYRYMTYCAPELPIHPTKKELPV; encoded by the exons ATGGCCGATGCTGCCTCTATTTGGAGGGTTTCCTATCAGAAGGGCATGCAGATCTTCAAGTTCGTGATTGCAATTTGGAATATGACTAGGTTCCCATTACCATTCAGTATTGGTGCTAATCAAC ATGTCATAGCTGGCAATGACTATTGGTGGGCCGGTTTTAGTTTCATTGCCCTTGCCTGTACGTCTGGTTGGGTTCTGCTTTTATCGGGCATTCAATACTCATGTGCCCCCTTTTTAATTATCTATATTGGTGGCATGCTTGTTCATGGTACTGCAGTGCACTCTGTTTGTTATTGGCATCGCGAGTCATACCCATACCGGTTAATTGGTGCCAAGGCGAAACTTATGATCGAGGTCATTCCTATGATAGTTGCAGCAGCCATAAGGGTTTTCACTGATGATGATAGGTATCTCATTATTCTACTGCTAGGCTGCACCTCATATTTCTACAGCTTTGCCCACTTCCTGCACGTAGCATATGATATTGGAGGAAAAGACATATTTTTGGGATTATCGATGTTGCTTCTTGTTCACAGGCTAAGTGAAAAATTGTTAGTTGGTGCTTCGGCTTTGAGCTTCTGCCTTTGTTTAAGTTTCTATAGATACATGACATATTGTGCTCCTGAATTACCTATTCATCCTACTAAAAAGGAGCTGCCTGTTTGA